From Rudanella lutea DSM 19387, a single genomic window includes:
- a CDS encoding Crp/Fnr family transcriptional regulator encodes MTLASISDYFLDQVPDACTRCRVERGEYVYKVGDNQPLIYLIERGVVKTGSLGPQGERVVYDVLQPGETFGDLDYLDEVEFFEFAQAATSAVVLAVDRSVFRHRTVHDPVVAEWFGQAVVRRWYKAEVRLLQRARETVENRLLHLSRQYGTPVRDADHGLHLPFELLSHQEMADLVGATRQTVSKKLKQVIRR; translated from the coding sequence ATGACTTTGGCGTCTATTTCGGATTACTTCCTGGATCAAGTACCCGATGCCTGCACTCGCTGTCGGGTGGAGCGGGGGGAGTACGTCTACAAGGTGGGCGACAACCAGCCCCTTATCTACCTCATTGAGCGGGGCGTGGTAAAAACGGGTAGCCTGGGCCCGCAGGGTGAGCGGGTGGTGTACGATGTGCTTCAACCGGGCGAGACGTTCGGGGATCTGGATTACCTCGACGAGGTAGAGTTTTTCGAGTTTGCCCAGGCCGCTACGAGTGCGGTGGTGCTGGCGGTAGATCGCTCGGTGTTTCGTCACCGTACCGTTCACGACCCGGTGGTGGCCGAATGGTTTGGGCAGGCCGTGGTACGCCGATGGTACAAGGCCGAGGTGAGGCTGTTGCAGCGCGCCCGCGAAACCGTCGAAAATCGCCTGCTGCATCTGTCCCGGCAGTACGGCACACCCGTGCGTGATGCCGACCACGGGCTACACCTGCCCTTCGAACTGCTGTCGCATCAGGAAATGGCCGATTTGGTGGGGGCCACCCGGCAAACGGTCTCGAAAAAACTCAAGCAGGTTATCCGGCGCTGA
- a CDS encoding M3 family metallopeptidase, with amino-acid sequence MKLASTLLALTIAMTGFTLPADPPTTNPFFSAYNTPFGVPPFDQIKPEHFEPAIDEGIRQQTAEITAITSQKAAPTFANTVEALEASGELLRRVNTVLGNLNGANTNDQLQKIAQTVAPKLAKHSDDIMLNPVLFGRVKAVYESRNKLKLSGDAGRLLEKMYKNFVRSGAALPADKQERLRKINGELSVLTLKFGQNLLGENNSYTLVIDKADDLKGLPESVVAAAADDAKKRKLDNKWVFTLQNPSIMPFLQYADNRALREKIFRAYLERGNHNDTRDNKAIMANMVALRAEKAQLLGYENHAAYVLEESMAQTPAKVAELLNQLWTATVPVTKQEAADLQAMMDKDPSVGKGQKLAGWDWRYYAEKLRKEKYALDEEELRPYFSLEGVREGIFTLTNRLYGLRFERLTNVPLYHEEATVYEVKEADGKHIGLIYMDFHPRASKRGGAWMTSYRRQEIENGKKITPVVSIVCNFSKPTGSAPALLTLDEVSTFFHEFGHALHGLLSNVRYGSQSGTSVPRDFVELPSQIMENWAVEPEMLKLFAKHYKTGEVIPDALVEKIKRSSLFNQGFATSEYLAASLLDMAYHTLKPGQTPTDVLAFEKQAMDKIGLIDQIPPRYRSTYFQHIFAGGYSAGYYSYIWSAVLDADAFEVFKQKGLFDQKSAQSFRKNVLERGGTEDPMALYRKFRGAEPDIKPLLRRRGLLKEI; translated from the coding sequence ATGAAACTCGCATCAACCCTGTTAGCACTGACCATTGCCATGACGGGCTTCACTCTCCCGGCCGACCCGCCGACTACAAACCCGTTTTTTAGCGCCTACAATACGCCGTTTGGCGTTCCCCCTTTCGATCAGATCAAGCCTGAGCATTTCGAGCCAGCCATCGACGAGGGTATCCGGCAGCAAACCGCCGAAATCACGGCCATCACGAGCCAGAAAGCAGCCCCCACCTTTGCCAATACGGTAGAGGCTCTGGAAGCCAGCGGAGAGTTGCTCCGGCGGGTCAATACGGTATTAGGGAACCTCAACGGAGCCAACACCAACGATCAGCTCCAGAAAATTGCCCAGACCGTAGCGCCCAAACTGGCCAAGCATTCCGACGACATTATGCTCAACCCCGTGCTGTTTGGCCGGGTGAAAGCCGTGTACGAAAGCCGGAACAAGCTCAAGCTATCGGGCGATGCCGGGCGACTGCTCGAAAAAATGTACAAAAACTTTGTGCGGAGCGGGGCTGCCCTGCCCGCCGACAAGCAGGAGCGCCTGCGTAAAATCAACGGCGAGCTGTCGGTACTCACGCTCAAGTTTGGCCAGAACCTGCTGGGCGAAAACAACTCGTACACCCTCGTCATCGACAAAGCCGACGACCTCAAGGGCTTGCCCGAATCAGTGGTTGCGGCTGCCGCCGACGATGCCAAAAAGCGCAAGCTCGACAACAAATGGGTGTTTACGTTGCAGAACCCGAGCATCATGCCGTTTTTGCAGTATGCCGACAACCGGGCTCTGCGCGAGAAAATCTTCCGGGCGTATCTGGAACGCGGCAACCACAACGACACCCGCGACAACAAGGCCATCATGGCCAACATGGTAGCCTTGCGGGCCGAAAAAGCGCAGCTGCTCGGCTACGAAAACCACGCGGCCTACGTGCTCGAAGAGAGCATGGCCCAAACACCCGCCAAAGTAGCCGAACTCCTCAACCAGCTCTGGACAGCCACCGTACCCGTGACTAAGCAGGAGGCCGCCGACCTTCAGGCTATGATGGACAAAGACCCATCCGTCGGGAAAGGCCAGAAACTGGCGGGTTGGGACTGGCGCTACTATGCCGAGAAGCTGCGGAAAGAGAAGTACGCCCTCGACGAAGAAGAACTCCGCCCCTACTTCTCGCTCGAAGGGGTGCGCGAGGGGATCTTCACCCTCACCAACCGGCTCTATGGCCTGCGGTTTGAGCGCCTTACCAACGTGCCCCTCTACCACGAAGAAGCCACGGTGTACGAGGTCAAAGAAGCCGACGGCAAACACATCGGCCTTATTTACATGGATTTCCACCCACGGGCGAGCAAGCGCGGTGGTGCCTGGATGACCAGCTACCGGCGTCAGGAGATCGAAAACGGCAAGAAAATCACGCCTGTAGTTTCGATTGTCTGCAACTTCTCTAAACCAACCGGCAGCGCCCCTGCCCTGCTTACGCTCGACGAAGTGAGCACGTTCTTCCACGAGTTTGGCCACGCCCTGCACGGTCTGCTGTCCAATGTTCGTTACGGAAGCCAGTCGGGCACCTCGGTACCGCGTGACTTTGTGGAGCTGCCCTCACAGATCATGGAGAACTGGGCCGTAGAGCCCGAAATGCTCAAACTCTTCGCGAAGCACTACAAAACCGGCGAGGTGATTCCCGACGCGCTGGTGGAGAAAATCAAGCGGAGCAGCCTGTTTAACCAGGGGTTTGCCACGAGCGAATACCTGGCGGCTTCGTTGCTCGATATGGCCTACCATACCCTGAAACCGGGGCAGACACCTACCGACGTGCTGGCGTTTGAGAAACAGGCGATGGACAAAATCGGGCTGATCGACCAGATTCCGCCCCGCTACCGGAGCACCTACTTCCAGCATATTTTTGCGGGGGGCTACTCAGCGGGCTACTACAGCTACATCTGGTCGGCGGTGCTCGATGCCGACGCCTTCGAGGTGTTCAAGCAGAAAGGCCTGTTTGATCAGAAATCGGCGCAGTCGTTCCGGAAAAACGTGCTGGAGCGGGGTGGCACCGAAGACCCCATGGCCCTGTACCGTAAGTTCCGGGGTGCCGAGCCCGACATTAAGCCCCTGCTGCGTCGGCGCGGGTTGCTGAAGGAGATATAA
- a CDS encoding alkaline phosphatase D family protein, with the protein MKNLFTLGLLGCVFATGCRTTTPNTSASGGQQPVSVIAFGSCSDQKRPQPLWDDILAQKPNVWIWLGDNIYGDSENLDTLRNKYARQKSNPVYTQLRQSTSVIGVWDDHDYGVNDGGKEYPRRRESQQLMLDFFDVPANSPRRTQEGAYSVHTYGPRGQRVKVILLDGRYFRDPLRKEGRNNVPDPTGDILGETQWKWLETQLTNSDAEVHIIGCGIQFIADEHPYEKWANFPTARQRLFDLLGKTKPKGAILISGDRHIAEVAKVSIPGLGYDLYDITSSGLTHVSKPHVEPNRHRVGEMVAKLNYGHITVNWGQKPLSATVRIKGDADSTHLTQTIRF; encoded by the coding sequence ATGAAGAACCTGTTCACACTCGGCCTGCTCGGGTGCGTTTTTGCTACCGGCTGCCGGACTACCACGCCCAACACCTCGGCGTCAGGTGGACAACAGCCCGTTTCGGTCATTGCGTTTGGTTCGTGCAGCGACCAGAAACGCCCCCAACCCCTCTGGGACGATATTCTGGCCCAAAAGCCGAACGTCTGGATTTGGTTGGGCGACAACATCTACGGCGATTCGGAAAACCTTGATACACTGCGCAATAAGTATGCCCGGCAGAAGAGTAACCCGGTTTACACCCAGTTGCGGCAGTCGACCTCGGTTATTGGCGTTTGGGACGATCACGACTATGGCGTTAATGACGGCGGCAAAGAGTACCCACGCCGGCGCGAGAGCCAGCAGCTGATGCTCGATTTCTTCGATGTGCCCGCCAACAGTCCCCGGCGTACTCAGGAAGGCGCGTACTCGGTTCACACGTACGGACCCAGGGGGCAGCGCGTGAAGGTGATTCTGCTCGACGGCCGGTACTTCCGCGATCCGCTCAGGAAAGAGGGTCGCAATAACGTCCCCGACCCTACAGGCGATATTCTGGGCGAGACTCAGTGGAAATGGCTCGAAACCCAACTGACCAACTCCGATGCCGAGGTGCACATTATTGGCTGTGGGATTCAGTTTATCGCCGACGAGCACCCTTACGAGAAGTGGGCCAATTTCCCCACCGCCCGTCAGCGCCTGTTCGATCTGCTGGGTAAAACCAAACCCAAAGGAGCCATACTGATCAGTGGCGACCGGCACATTGCTGAGGTAGCCAAAGTGAGCATTCCGGGGCTCGGGTATGACCTGTACGACATCACCAGCAGCGGCCTCACCCACGTATCGAAGCCACACGTAGAACCCAACCGCCACCGCGTAGGCGAGATGGTAGCCAAACTGAACTACGGCCACATTACGGTCAACTGGGGCCAGAAACCCCTGTCGGCTACGGTACGCATCAAAGGCGATGCCGACAGCACGCACCTGACCCAGACGATTCGGTTCTAG
- a CDS encoding TonB-dependent receptor translates to MKYVASVLVGLLFLTTSVWGQATDATIAGIVKDAAGSVLPGATVSVKNESTGFQTGTQTGVDGRFTIKQLPLGGPYTVTFTFVGFAQVVRTGYQMNQGDLVTINTAMIETNQDLQEVIVTETGLKSRVDRLGASTAITAGNIARLPVFNRSFTNLLALSPLSNGISIGGQLASSTNYLIDGASARNNLTSGQLGSGPFSLSLEAIREFEIVANEYDVTKGRQGGGTVSAVTKSGTNKVTGTAFTYYNADGLASPRDMRGNVRTVDFSRFQYGFSLGGPIIKDKLHYFVALDRQTESAPFYIADIRSDADANALGISKAVLDSVITIARQKYGLSQTQQVGEFNRQTVANTVFTRLDWQINARNTLTLRNNFSNWNNPNSNNDNSAINLFEVYGGFKSLENSTLVSLRSTIKPTLVNELKLQYQHATRNYEPNSLLPSANIPRAIVTVRSLLPNGRTSNTSVQFGGQRFTPERNLENQIQLVNTLYWNKGRYNFTFGTDNTLTYLDTYISNEQNGRFIFNNLQEFNDLNPSRYAREVPINGVPSVQQYVLNASLFGQMQFNPHPDVAVQAGLRWDLTSYLTKGDYNPVVDRELGLRTDANPTDWNNIQPRLQLTWNPGGKNRDVIRFGAGAFSAYVINYAQVNNIQNSGTKVASIDVTRPANASQPNLVPRPDFVAYRNDPGTAPGVPAGASYVSTINLNDPKFQVPTIYKANLSYSRFFGDRVRLGANLLYARTVNNYVYIDQNLVDQPYFRLSNEANRAVFVPANTIATNSGQTNNVLGRKTQAVGRTLMLTNGARLQTLTFVFDGEVRLPRNGSLAFSYTWNDARDNTSYNGNVANTSTFRPIKSDPRSLDEINYSDNQFRHKIVAFGSTPSVGGVVLSVRFTGLGGTRYSLVVDGDINGDFVGGPGNDNDLAFVFDPSNPEVAQGIRTSMQRVLDNPDNRAASFIRNSLGTISNRNGGENPFSGTFDVRLAKAFKTFGTQKLEVSVDVFNFANLLGQALDGVMLKGNEATSRRNWGGNYNLGNQTLLTPSGFNPTTRQYSYRVNENVGVTQKNGTPYSVQLGARYTF, encoded by the coding sequence ATGAAGTACGTAGCCTCCGTACTGGTCGGGCTGCTTTTTCTGACTACATCCGTTTGGGGGCAGGCTACCGATGCCACCATTGCGGGTATTGTGAAAGATGCGGCCGGGTCCGTGTTGCCCGGTGCCACCGTTTCGGTGAAAAATGAATCGACCGGTTTCCAGACTGGCACTCAGACCGGGGTCGATGGCCGGTTTACCATCAAACAGTTGCCATTGGGCGGGCCGTACACCGTCACGTTCACGTTCGTGGGGTTTGCGCAGGTTGTGCGTACGGGTTACCAGATGAATCAGGGTGATCTGGTCACGATTAACACCGCCATGATCGAAACCAACCAGGATCTACAGGAGGTAATCGTAACCGAAACGGGCCTCAAAAGCCGCGTGGATCGGTTGGGGGCCTCCACTGCCATTACGGCGGGTAACATTGCCCGGTTGCCCGTATTCAACCGAAGCTTTACCAACCTGCTGGCCCTGTCGCCCCTGAGCAATGGCATCAGTATCGGGGGGCAGCTGGCTTCCTCGACCAACTACCTGATCGACGGGGCCAGTGCCCGCAACAACCTCACCAGCGGGCAGTTGGGTAGCGGGCCGTTTTCGCTCTCGCTCGAAGCCATCCGGGAGTTTGAAATCGTTGCCAATGAGTACGACGTCACCAAAGGGCGGCAGGGGGGCGGTACGGTGAGTGCCGTAACCAAGTCGGGTACCAACAAGGTGACGGGTACAGCTTTTACATACTACAACGCCGACGGGTTGGCCAGTCCGCGCGATATGCGGGGCAACGTGCGCACGGTCGACTTTAGCCGGTTTCAGTATGGGTTCAGCCTCGGTGGGCCTATCATCAAAGACAAGCTGCATTATTTTGTTGCTCTCGACCGGCAGACCGAGTCGGCCCCGTTTTACATTGCCGATATTCGGAGCGATGCCGACGCTAATGCATTGGGCATCAGCAAGGCCGTGCTGGACAGCGTGATTACCATTGCCCGGCAGAAATACGGATTGAGCCAGACCCAGCAGGTTGGGGAGTTTAACCGCCAAACGGTAGCCAATACGGTATTTACCCGGCTCGACTGGCAGATCAACGCTAGAAACACGCTCACGCTGCGGAACAATTTCAGTAACTGGAACAACCCCAACAGCAACAACGACAACTCGGCTATCAACCTGTTTGAGGTGTATGGTGGTTTCAAGTCATTGGAAAACAGTACGCTGGTATCGCTCCGCTCGACCATCAAACCGACCCTCGTGAACGAGTTGAAGCTGCAATACCAGCACGCTACCCGCAATTACGAGCCCAACAGCCTGTTGCCCTCGGCCAATATTCCGCGGGCTATTGTTACGGTGCGGTCGTTGTTGCCCAACGGGCGCACCAGCAACACATCGGTGCAGTTTGGCGGGCAGCGGTTTACGCCCGAGCGCAACCTCGAAAACCAGATACAACTGGTCAATACGTTGTACTGGAACAAAGGTCGCTACAATTTCACCTTCGGCACAGATAACACCCTTACTTACCTCGATACGTACATTTCCAACGAGCAGAACGGCCGGTTTATCTTCAATAATCTGCAGGAGTTCAACGATCTGAACCCGTCGCGGTATGCCCGCGAGGTGCCTATCAACGGAGTGCCCTCGGTGCAGCAGTACGTACTCAACGCATCGTTGTTCGGGCAGATGCAGTTTAACCCCCACCCGGATGTGGCCGTGCAGGCTGGCCTCCGCTGGGACCTCACCAGTTATCTGACCAAGGGCGATTACAACCCCGTAGTTGATCGGGAGCTGGGCCTGCGTACCGACGCCAACCCGACCGACTGGAACAATATTCAGCCCCGTTTACAGCTGACGTGGAACCCCGGCGGTAAAAATCGGGATGTGATCCGGTTCGGGGCGGGGGCTTTCTCGGCCTACGTGATCAACTACGCACAGGTCAATAACATCCAGAATAGCGGTACCAAAGTAGCGTCGATTGATGTGACGCGCCCGGCCAACGCGAGCCAGCCCAATCTGGTACCCCGCCCCGATTTTGTGGCCTACCGTAACGATCCGGGCACCGCACCGGGCGTACCCGCTGGTGCCAGCTACGTGTCGACTATCAACCTCAACGACCCAAAGTTTCAGGTGCCCACTATTTACAAGGCCAACCTGTCGTACAGCCGGTTTTTCGGCGATCGGGTGCGGTTAGGGGCCAACCTGCTGTATGCCCGCACGGTGAACAACTACGTGTACATCGACCAGAACCTTGTTGATCAGCCCTATTTCCGGTTGAGTAACGAAGCTAACCGGGCGGTGTTTGTACCCGCCAACACGATTGCGACCAACAGCGGACAAACAAACAATGTACTGGGCCGGAAAACGCAGGCCGTGGGTCGCACGCTCATGCTGACCAACGGAGCGAGGCTGCAAACCCTAACCTTTGTGTTCGACGGGGAGGTGCGCTTGCCCCGCAATGGCTCGCTGGCGTTTAGCTACACCTGGAACGATGCCAGAGACAACACCTCGTACAACGGCAACGTGGCCAATACCTCTACATTCCGGCCCATCAAGAGTGACCCGCGCAGCCTCGATGAGATCAATTACTCCGACAACCAGTTCCGGCACAAGATCGTAGCCTTCGGGTCGACGCCCTCGGTGGGTGGGGTGGTGCTCAGTGTTCGGTTTACGGGCCTGGGCGGAACCCGCTACTCGCTGGTCGTGGACGGCGATATCAACGGCGACTTTGTGGGAGGCCCCGGCAACGACAACGACCTGGCGTTTGTGTTCGACCCGAGTAACCCTGAGGTGGCCCAGGGCATTCGGACGTCGATGCAACGGGTACTCGATAACCCTGATAATCGGGCCGCTTCGTTTATTCGCAACAGTCTGGGTACCATCTCGAATCGGAATGGGGGCGAAAACCCGTTCTCTGGTACGTTTGATGTGCGGTTGGCCAAAGCGTTTAAAACGTTCGGTACTCAGAAGCTGGAGGTGAGTGTCGATGTATTCAATTTCGCTAACCTGCTTGGGCAAGCCCTCGACGGGGTGATGCTGAAAGGCAACGAAGCAACTTCGCGCCGGAACTGGGGCGGCAACTACAACCTGGGCAACCAGACCCTGCTGACGCCCTCGGGTTTCAACCCCACAACCCGGCAGTATAGCTACCGGGTGAACGAAAACGTGGGCGTAACCCAGAAAAACGGCACCCCGTACTCGGTTCAGCTGGGTGCCCGCTACACCTTCTAA
- a CDS encoding winged helix-turn-helix domain-containing protein — MKQTRLFGLLALGPALLLAGWFTIRSVEATPSADRNRADAVNLALRRTAHHLLRHAGDSTSRIAPVSQPDAQTFRLTLSRSFNYDQLPRLLQASFEQYQIRGTYDVAVLDCATQTLQLGYTASDLLTQETVPCSGRDQQAGCSTLQITFRETPPATSPAAIGWGLASLALLMGFVYTAWPRPNAQPMPTSEAATQPQAPAGLTIGSVYFDPNNQTVRIGEVSHTLTYREAKLLRLFAEHPNELLTREAILGAVWEDEGVTVGRSVDVFVSRLRKLLQPDPTLKLVAVHGVGYRLTVANW; from the coding sequence ATGAAACAGACACGCCTTTTCGGTTTACTGGCACTGGGGCCCGCTTTACTGCTGGCAGGCTGGTTTACGATTCGGTCGGTGGAGGCTACCCCCTCCGCCGACCGGAACCGGGCCGATGCGGTCAATCTGGCCCTCCGCCGAACGGCCCATCACCTGCTGCGCCACGCTGGCGACTCCACCTCGCGCATTGCGCCCGTAAGCCAGCCCGACGCGCAAACCTTCCGGCTGACGCTGTCCCGCTCGTTCAACTACGATCAGCTGCCCCGGTTATTGCAGGCCTCGTTTGAGCAGTACCAGATCCGGGGCACGTACGACGTAGCCGTTCTCGATTGTGCCACCCAGACTCTGCAACTCGGCTACACAGCCAGCGACCTCCTCACCCAGGAAACAGTGCCCTGTAGCGGCCGCGATCAGCAGGCTGGTTGCTCTACCCTACAGATTACGTTTCGCGAAACGCCCCCGGCAACCTCCCCGGCCGCCATCGGATGGGGGCTCGCCAGTCTGGCTTTACTCATGGGCTTTGTGTACACGGCCTGGCCCCGCCCTAACGCCCAACCCATGCCCACCTCCGAGGCTGCAACCCAGCCCCAGGCCCCGGCGGGCCTCACCATCGGTTCGGTATATTTCGATCCCAACAACCAAACCGTACGGATTGGCGAGGTAAGCCATACGCTTACCTACCGGGAGGCCAAACTGCTCCGGCTCTTTGCCGAACACCCCAACGAACTGCTCACCCGCGAGGCCATTCTGGGTGCCGTTTGGGAAGATGAGGGCGTCACGGTAGGCCGCAGCGTCGATGTGTTTGTGTCGCGGCTACGGAAACTACTCCAGCCCGACCCGACGCTGAAACTGGTGGCGGTGCACGGTGTTGGTTACCGACTTACCGTAGCGAATTGGTAG
- a CDS encoding glycoside hydrolase family 88/105 protein: MKLLLPRLTLSLLLTTGLPAVLLAQKKTPPKANDSTTPLHALQPDYPVPYDAPKPAQVKAVLDRVFAYLDANTPAQLIDKTTEKPITDLSRLTDASVRANAIIKPGDFRLTSYEWGVTYAGMLLAGEATGDPRYTQYTHSRLQFLTSLRTPFLAQAQTEGAPLDRSLRQMLAPHALDDAGAMCAALIKASRAGGVGTEQARPSAARPQIDAYMDYIMNKEFRLADGTLARNRPLPRTLWLDDLFMSVPAIAQMGKLTGETRYYDEAVKQVTLFSGRMFNPQKGLYMHGWVEGMSAHPEFHWARANGWAILTKIELLDVLPENHPGRAALLDLLRAHVRGLTAQQSGSGFWHQLLDRHDSYLETSATAIYAYCLARAINRGWIDARAYSPAALLAWNAVATKVNAQGQVEGTCVGTGMAFDPAFYYHRPINVYAAHGYGPVLLAGAEVINLLKNQSFIINDSALMMK; encoded by the coding sequence ATGAAGTTGCTCCTGCCCCGGCTCACCCTGAGCCTGCTGCTTACCACCGGACTGCCCGCTGTTTTGCTGGCCCAGAAAAAAACACCCCCTAAAGCCAACGACAGCACCACGCCCCTGCACGCGCTGCAACCCGACTACCCGGTGCCGTACGATGCCCCCAAACCGGCGCAGGTGAAGGCAGTACTCGACCGGGTCTTTGCGTATCTGGATGCCAACACGCCCGCCCAACTAATCGACAAAACAACCGAGAAACCCATTACCGACCTGAGTCGGCTGACCGACGCTTCGGTACGGGCCAACGCTATTATTAAACCCGGTGATTTTCGACTGACCAGCTACGAATGGGGCGTTACCTACGCCGGCATGCTGCTGGCGGGTGAGGCCACCGGCGACCCGCGCTACACCCAATACACCCACTCACGGCTTCAGTTTCTGACAAGCCTGCGCACGCCGTTTCTGGCTCAGGCCCAAACTGAAGGGGCTCCGCTTGACCGTTCGCTCCGTCAGATGCTGGCTCCCCACGCCCTCGACGATGCCGGTGCTATGTGCGCGGCTCTGATCAAAGCCAGCCGTGCGGGCGGAGTAGGTACTGAGCAAGCCCGACCGAGCGCGGCCCGACCCCAGATTGATGCCTACATGGATTACATCATGAACAAGGAGTTTCGGCTCGCCGACGGAACACTGGCCCGTAACCGGCCTCTGCCCCGCACCCTCTGGCTCGATGACCTGTTTATGAGTGTGCCCGCCATCGCGCAGATGGGGAAACTCACCGGTGAGACCCGCTATTACGACGAAGCCGTGAAGCAGGTGACGTTGTTCTCCGGGCGTATGTTTAACCCCCAGAAAGGCCTGTACATGCACGGTTGGGTTGAGGGCATGAGTGCTCACCCCGAATTTCACTGGGCACGGGCCAACGGCTGGGCTATTCTGACCAAAATTGAACTGCTCGATGTATTGCCCGAAAACCACCCCGGCCGGGCGGCCCTGCTCGATTTGCTGCGGGCGCACGTACGGGGCCTCACGGCCCAACAGTCGGGCTCGGGATTCTGGCATCAACTCCTCGACCGGCACGACTCGTACCTCGAAACGTCGGCTACGGCCATTTACGCCTACTGCTTGGCCCGGGCCATCAACCGGGGCTGGATCGACGCCCGGGCGTATTCACCAGCCGCCCTGCTTGCCTGGAATGCGGTAGCCACCAAAGTAAACGCACAAGGTCAGGTAGAAGGCACCTGCGTGGGTACGGGTATGGCGTTCGATCCAGCGTTCTATTACCACCGTCCCATCAATGTGTACGCGGCCCACGGTTACGGCCCCGTATTGCTGGCCGGTGCCGAAGTAATCAATCTGCTCAAAAACCAGTCGTTTATCATTAACGACAGCGCGCTGATGATGAAATAA
- a CDS encoding M14 family metallopeptidase encodes MLLATAGWAQQTSQLITPYERSGGRQTATYAEIIDYYGRLDRQFEQAKLIEIGKTDVGKPLHLFLLAADKVFTARPDRVTLLINNGIHPGEPEGIDACMMLARDLLLANKLPKHVLVAIVPVLNVDGALNRGLSRVNQNGPELYGFRGNARNLNLNRDFIKADAENTRAFQAMFQRLKPQVFVDNHTSNGADYQYVVTYFATQKDKLHPDVSGYMTRTFQPDLDRMLAGAGFPTAPYVNHPKDTPESGLLGFNDSPRYSTGYAALFNCFGFTLETHMWKDYPARVKGSYAFDEAVLRLCERDARTILANKQRADAAVSRQTTFDLNYRLDRNRVDSVTFLGYEAGYKPSEVSGLQRLYYDRTRPFTKRIPYLNTFVPDLRLTRPQAYLIPQGWQEVVTLLRRNGVPVQRLTRDTLMQVSAYYLDEYKTSPRPYEGHYLHTGVKVRTETVTLPFYMGDYLIPANGPTNRYLIETLEPQAADSFFAWNFFDSILDQKEYFSDYIFEDTAAELLRTDPVLRQKLTEKRAADKAFAENANAQLEFIYRQTPYFEKTFNRYPVYRLEAARP; translated from the coding sequence ATGCTGTTGGCAACGGCTGGTTGGGCGCAGCAAACCTCCCAACTCATTACACCCTACGAACGGAGTGGCGGCCGCCAAACGGCTACCTACGCCGAAATCATCGACTACTACGGGCGGCTCGACCGGCAGTTTGAGCAGGCCAAACTAATCGAAATTGGTAAAACCGACGTGGGAAAGCCCCTGCACCTGTTTCTGCTGGCGGCCGATAAGGTATTTACGGCCCGTCCCGACCGCGTCACTCTGCTTATCAACAACGGTATTCACCCCGGCGAGCCGGAGGGGATTGATGCCTGCATGATGCTGGCCCGCGATCTGCTGCTGGCCAATAAGCTGCCCAAACATGTACTGGTGGCTATTGTGCCGGTGCTCAACGTCGACGGGGCACTCAACCGGGGGCTGTCGCGAGTGAATCAGAATGGCCCTGAGCTGTACGGTTTCCGGGGCAACGCCCGTAACCTGAACCTCAACCGCGATTTTATCAAGGCCGATGCCGAGAACACGCGGGCGTTTCAGGCCATGTTTCAACGGCTCAAACCGCAAGTGTTCGTCGATAATCACACCAGCAATGGGGCCGATTATCAGTACGTTGTTACGTATTTCGCTACCCAGAAAGACAAGCTTCACCCCGACGTGTCGGGGTACATGACCCGGACCTTCCAGCCCGACCTCGACCGGATGCTGGCCGGTGCTGGTTTCCCGACGGCTCCCTACGTAAATCATCCCAAAGACACCCCCGAAAGCGGGTTGCTTGGCTTCAACGATTCGCCCCGGTACTCAACCGGTTACGCGGCCCTGTTCAACTGCTTCGGGTTTACGCTCGAAACGCATATGTGGAAAGACTACCCGGCGCGGGTCAAGGGGAGTTATGCCTTCGATGAGGCCGTTTTGCGCCTGTGCGAGCGCGATGCCCGGACGATTTTGGCCAATAAACAACGGGCCGATGCCGCCGTGAGCCGCCAGACAACCTTTGATTTGAATTACAGACTCGACCGGAACCGGGTCGATTCGGTGACGTTTTTGGGGTACGAAGCCGGTTACAAACCGAGCGAGGTGTCGGGACTACAACGGCTTTATTACGACCGTACCCGGCCGTTTACCAAACGGATTCCGTATCTGAACACCTTCGTGCCCGACCTTCGGCTGACCCGCCCGCAGGCCTACCTCATTCCGCAGGGCTGGCAGGAGGTGGTTACCCTGCTCCGGCGCAACGGCGTGCCTGTGCAGCGGCTCACCCGCGATACGCTCATGCAGGTGTCGGCCTATTACCTGGATGAGTACAAAACAAGCCCCCGGCCCTACGAGGGGCACTATCTGCACACGGGCGTGAAGGTTCGGACTGAAACCGTGACGCTGCCTTTTTACATGGGCGATTACCTCATTCCGGCCAATGGCCCCACCAATCGCTATCTGATTGAGACGCTGGAGCCGCAGGCCGCCGATTCGTTTTTTGCCTGGAATTTCTTCGATAGCATCCTCGATCAGAAAGAATATTTCTCGGATTACATTTTTGAAGACACGGCCGCCGAGTTGCTCCGTACCGACCCGGTCCTGCGGCAGAAGCTGACCGAAAAACGGGCCGCCGACAAAGCCTTTGCCGAAAATGCCAACGCACAGCTGGAGTTTATTTATCGGCAGACGCCCTATTTCGAAAAGACTTTCAACCGCTACCCGGTGTACCGGCTCGAAGCGGCCCGGCCGTAA